In Choristoneura fumiferana chromosome 4, NRCan_CFum_1, whole genome shotgun sequence, the sequence CATAAGAAAAGCTCACCATTTCGCTGAGGTAAACTACAATAACTGTTATAAATTACCAGAACGACTGCTGAACAAAATCTAAGATTACTCGCCCTGTTTGTTGGGCCAAATTTTCAAGTCAAGTTCATTTGaccccacttccagtggtcgggttgacttaaaatttgttaCACACAATGTAAGttggatggcaatgcaagtataCTTaaccaaaagtacagtcagcgaaaaagcttgtattcaaaaaaGATTTTCAACATAAATTGTTTGGTACAGTTGGTAGCATCCTCGACGTTTCTAGCCAAGAGACGCAAGGTTCAAGTCCCTCCCGCATCCAAAACTTCGTCTCTATAAACCCTTGGGTAGTTACTATTTAACATTTCGACTTATTCCGCTATATCTTTAGGAATGACTTAATATAGTATTTTCCCCTTACGTTACAGGAAAATTATACATTTCACGATATGCTCGGGCAGTTGCgagtaagtataatattatgttttttactgCATCCTGAAGTATTTCAGAGTCGGCATCGGAGGCGGTGACACGTGTTAAAATGAGTCCGTTTGTGCTTCTGGTATTAGCTGTTAGTGCTTTAACagtaagtttttgaaaatgtgaTCATACTTTTCTATTGTTAATATCGtgttaattttgataaataatagttaatttCTTTAAGCGCTTCCGAAtacgctggtagtttaaaaaaaccggccaagagcgtgtcggacacgcccgaaatagggttctgcagccaaataagtaatatttttctaagggtttcatattttgtacggaatattccaagtttaggtatattttataccttaggctgctatttactcttaaactactaataattctcaagaaaacttaaccgttatagtttttcttgtaagtttgatatacttacaaccatcctgatttttttcaaatttttccacccaccggtttagattttagaaggggggagggggacgatcgattttaatgaaaatgtgcacttttttttttttttttttaagtagcctgtatagtgtcccactgctgggcaaatgtgcactttaaagatgaatattttgcaaacatatcactgaatcgaaaaattgttttagcaatcccctaataattttgaaagacctatccaacgatatctcACACTATAAGGTTCGATGGGAAAAAAATAACCGAActgacaaaaagttggaaaacccccgactttgtcacttcaaagttcaagatctcaaaaacggctaaaccgattttgatgaaacatgtctgaaaaccatcgctagaaaacttgatttcaaataaaaaaaagttgcattcaaatcggtccacccgcttacgagctactgtgccacagacagacacacagacacacagcggtcaaacttataaaacccctctttttgtgtcaggggttaaaaaaagatgTTCTATGTTCAGctgtacgtatttttttatatatgttcaCAGATTTCGCCATAAATGTACCTAGatcgattttcgaaattcttcTTTTATCTGAAAGTCATTAAACAAGTTTAAAATTCAGGTAATTACATTTTTGACTAAAGCTTTTAAAAgcaaacataattaaatatttttctatgcgtttgttttgttttgtaaacataaCGTAAAgattataatgattttttatcAACAATTTTATAGTTCTGTTATCATAATATTTAGgtgatttttataattaaaagtaattagcagctttttcaatttttttcgaTTAGTGAGTTCATACAGTAAGCCAacgaatataaaataatgtttttagtgTGTGGGGGTTTTAAAAGGTACACAAATATTAAATCGGTAAAGTAAGGTGAATGTTCAACGTGGAATGGCTGGGGTTACATTTGAAGGCCTCTACCCTCGCCCTGCGCATCACTTTGCCCCCTAAGATATAGATTTGTACTTCTGCGTATTAATGATCACCGCCACacttacttaagtacttacttgcCGCAGATTACAAGTACaataatgacattaaaattcatttatttcgtcaacataggtaaatataattaggtgataaataaacaaaagagcAAACTATGATGTGCCTGTCGGCGTACGAAATTTAGAGAATAGGTAGGCACAATATCAGTAAATCGTACATAAGATAAGACGTGTTAACAGGACACGATAACTAATTCTTAccaacaattaaattaaaaaaaaaacaaaaaacccgactgccttaaaaactaaaaggaagaaaataagtctggtggtctagaattctgtcaagaagctcatttaaggttcaacagtcggaacccattatcaagattttttgagctggttacgatttgaatgggtcccgaatgttgaaccttaaatgagcttcttgacagagttctagaccactagacttattttcttcctatttgtttttaaggcagtcgggttttttgatttttttttaatttaatgttttttattttatacttttttgatatttctgtgaaaatagtagattaaaagtattataacccctatatatttagaatgggctaattattagctatcatttgattcccatattgttgcaatacaaaatattttttttttattcctatgccatattttttttcgcagacgccatattgaaatattttataccctatgtcactccgacagttatgacaaatccaatgatacctcatatgttacaatccgtccagccgtttaggctgtagcgaggaccaaagaaatggacatacatacccacatacatacatacgtacatacgctcgaaaaacataaccctccttcgggcagtcgggtaaaaagttggaaagtccccgactttgtcacttcaaagttcaatatctcaaaaacggctaaaccgattttgataaacatatctaagaaccatcgctagaaacctgctttcagtaaaaaaaccgcattcaaatcgttacacccgtttaagagctacggtgccacagacagacagacacaaacacagacacatagcggtcaaacttataacacccctctttttccgtcgggatttaaaaatgataaatcaaattaaatgacacaattaaatagaaaatacaaactgaaatatagatgcacagaaaaataagaccatcactgggaatcgaacccaggtcctcggtaatccgtaccgcgtgctataccgctacaccactgatggtcaacggtaccgacacgaatttccctatgcacctcatatctcagcttgtgtttcttacttagtcacttaagcagcgacgctagcgacatctatgccgtaagccctcaaactttttcggcattcctttggaactaaccgctcacccggacaagagatatcgtttctaagcaatcaaattatgattggttttttggaatctttttgtattttttatttcaattccaaatttttacttttacggtcatcccgtaaaaccgaaattgaaaatacaaactgaaatatagatgcacagaaaaaacagaaaaataagaccatcactgggaatcgaacccaggtcctcggtaatccgtaccgcgtgctatatcACGCACGCGCACCGTATCGCGTATCgtgcacgcggtacggattaccgaggacctgggttcgattcccagtgatggtcttatttttctgttttttctgtgcatctatatttcagtttgtattttcaatttcggttttacgggatgaccgtaaaagtaaaaattttggaattgaaataaaaaatacaaaaagattccaaaaaaccaatcacaattAAATAGCTTTCTTAGCCTAAAGTAATAAAGTCCAAAgcacattataataatttaaattaaaatgtcaatcaACCAATTACATGTCAAATGCAATTAAAAGCATGTCACATTTCCTTCTTgataattatgtcaaatatacataattcttattaaaacaaataggtaaataatatttaatcaaTCATGAAGTCTTTTAtactataaaattttataacaaaaaatcgaACCGACTAAtgaaaaaccatgaaaataattttctaccagtctgaagtcggtgtctcagcacgaaccagctggagtggacctatagtcgtctacctcacctacatacttattattattattattattattatatgcattacgatgagcttaaattgcttataagtaattgaaattcaatccgtgaagtacttgttattgagtagtcgctccgttggtcaaatgtggtcatcatcatcagttccacttcaccaaatgatgaatTTCAACAGCAAATACATAGGTGTCCctaataatgaacgtctctgcatcggaaatagcaatttttcgtaaaaagtgacgagcagttgacattaaacttttGCATATTATGTCTTTTATACTAAAAAGcgcaaattattttcatgacttttgtagtcggttcaattttttgttatatattttttttcatatcaaatAACACACATAATATCAAACAAAAAGGTTTGTGGACGAACATCTCAAACAAATAgtataaaaatcataaagaagATACATTGTCTATTGGTTCTCCCTTCTCCAAAACTAGTGACTAACagacttattcataaaaagttagagcctcctcgaaggctccttgaaggcccgatgctaaaaaacatgattcataaaaacgtctgttagcgctaatcagtcgatcatgGCTCTGCTAAATTTAGAGTACCGTataccctcctttatctccctgctaagtcacaaaatggccgccacaagtttgaacagctgactttgacaagagcaaaaaaccataccgaagatatttttagtgaagggagggttacgcaaagatttaaaaaaatccaggaaaaattattttcaggaatttatatttaaaaatcctcttaaTTAGGTATATATGATAATAcgtttactaacaataaatatgaaaaaaataaaattaggatgattaacataatgaGGGCTTTagcacttaggtacaacataaacatgcggatcggaaatggcgggaaaacatctcgctttttatttttttcccgctaatttgctgtcactgctgtcaattttaaaaaaattatcgatgaggccattttttgtctttgatttgtcaagatggccaacataacgcgtctaatccgtctatctgcagctcaacaactagcagactgctagcaagcgtttatgaatcatacttcttgacaaccgtctaacaagctttatcagtctgctaagtaacagaccgatcaaacctcaattaaggttttttatgaataaggctgtaaaactatatgcaagatttttttaatcataataaattacagaaaaatatATGAAGCCTACGCTGTTAAGATATTgttatgtttttaataatattgagaatttaattattttcattaggGTACCCCTCTTTaatatttcacatttttattttaggtgAATTGTGCTACGGAACCCAGCTCGGAGGATGCTTCAGTAAAACCCGCCACTGAACCAACCATCTCGGGGTCGGCTTCAGTAAAACCCGCCTCTGAACCAACCATCTCGGGGCCTGCTTCAGTAAAACCCGCCACTGAACCAACCATCTCGGGGCCTGCTTCAGTAAAACCCGCCACTGAACCAACCACCTTGGGGCCTGCTTCAGTAAAACCCGCCACTGAACCAACCATCTCAGGGCCTGCTTCAGTAAAACCCGCCACTGAACCAACCATCTCAGGGCCTGCTTCAGTAAAACCCGCCACTGAACCAACCATCTCGGGGTCGGCTTCAGTAAAACCCGCCACTGAACCAACCATCTCAGGTTCGGCTTCAGTAAAACCCGCCATTGAACCAACCATCTCGGGGCCTGCTTCAGTAAAACCCGCCACTGAACCAACCATCTCGGGGTCGGCTTCAGTAAAACCCGCCACTGAACCAATCATCTCGGGGTCGGCTTCAGTAAAACCCGCCTCTGAACCAACCATCTCGGGGCCTGCTTCAGTAAAACCTGCCACTGAACCAACCATCTCGGGGCCTGCTTCAGTAAAACCCGCCACTGAACCAACCATCTCGGGGTCGGCTTCAGTAAAACCCGCCACTGAACCAACCATCTCGGGGTCGGCTTCAGTAAACCCCGCCTCTGAACCAACCATCTCGGGGCCTGCTTCAGTAAAACCCGCCACTGAACCAACCATCTCGGGGCCTGCTTCAGTAAAACCCGCCACTGAACCAACCATCTCGGGGCCTGCTTCAGTAAAACCCGCCACTGAACCAACCATCTCGGGGCCTGCTTCAGTAAAACCCGCCACTGAACCAACCACCTTGGGGCCTGCTTCAGTAAAACCCGCCACTGAACCAACCATCTTGGGGTCTGCATCAGTAAAACCCGCCACTGAACCTACCATCTCGGGGCCTGCATCGGTAAAACCCGCCACTGAACCAACCACCTTGGGGCCTGCTTCAGTAAAACCCGCCGCTGAACCAGCCAGCTTAGGGGCAACATTAGCCACCAATTTGACACCCGAATCGTGAGTACTCATCACTACTGTTAgacattattatatatatttttttaattattgctgATTATGAGcgttattgatatattttttcaattttattttcgtattaAAATTCTTAAGCATTTTTTCTGTTTTCAGAAAACCGGAACCAGCAGACAAAGCACATGTGGCTCTATATTTATTCTTATCCTTGGGCGTCGCTGGAGCAGTCATTGGAATAAGCTACCTGATCTACAAACGCCATAAGGCCAACAGTTACGGTAAGCGCatttaatttatcatcatcaaaatcatcatgGTCAGCCGAAAAACGTCAACTATTGGACATAAGACCAAAAAGCCCCACGATGTTGTTGGGATACTCTCATCcatcacaatgagggctatcgcgtatgaattcgccactagaggcgttagtgtagcgtgaggtctccgaaatgtcaaatctcatagtttttgggtgagctacgcgggtttatttgtaattagaataatattgtgaatattttgcaatatctgaaattaattatggcaaatatgcgttctgggggaatgaatgtctgtgttttgagacaattttgtcttttttgacatttgtcctcccttttttccgaacaaaacggggactatggaacactgtggcatgctcgatatttttatggtacggttttaaggtgtattaaatatgattttaatctaaactttgttatcacgcccataataacagactttgaaagccatacttaaaaacctcacgcaacagtgcgccatctagtgagacaaaaaacgatagccctcattttgcAAACTTCATTAGGACATCAGTTTTACTAGTAAAGGGCCTACCCATGCCGCCTCTTCTAGAAACTGGCCCCAAGAGCTATCAGTTCTTTGAATCACTGCACTTTacagcgtttatacctgctgaactggcaacgttgcatttttgttagtttttctcgattattccataaaaattaatgaaaattataaatgtggtctgatagaactgtttttaacccccgatgcaaaaagaggggtgctataagtttgaccgctatgtgtttctgtgtgtgtgtgtctgtgtgtctgcctgtggcaccgtagctcttaaacgggtagaccgatttgaatgcgggcttttttaattgaaagctggttttctagcgatggatcttatgGTCTGTCCCATAATTCGAGATattaaaatgacgtttcatgtgttacctgttctttgcgtctcataaatagtgatgtaccgcaaccggttatcaccgaaagataTTGTAGgcacctatgtatgtatgtcgtaaaatattaagatatgaacggatccgtgatgtactaatatgtagggcacttaggacattctagaaaaggtaaaataggtctaataaaaatgcgaccgttttcgagatatttcgactttttatagatgttgatgtttaagtttcaatttcattctttgGCCTCTGTGTATAGATATTTGTACGTATTTACAACCATACACTTGTCGGCTTTGCTAAGAGGTTGACGTTTCCGTTTTTTCCGAGGCGAAAGTATTTCTTCGCGGCTGTGTCGTCTATGCGACGAAGTACTTGGCTGCTCAGAGTCCATGTTTAATCCAACAAAACTCAACAAAAACACGaccaaacaaaattaacaaataaaaagtctatctcaacaaatttaacaaataacgttaacagcaacaataacacgagaaaacgcactgatcacatccgatgacaataggtacgagtaaagtaacgaaaatcggttgaatatcacttgaatacgaaaaacatgaacaatgacgttgtgtgttactgagggcctactccggaattcgaaaatcaaagctCGTACCGCAACGCCCCTCCCACCCCCGCactaaatagtagtgtcagatggacggaacgacacgaacttcgactttcgaatttcgtagtagcccagctggccctaactacgaaatgcaaaactcgaaccccgtgtgttgccgtcccgctgacgcttatctcatttaacacgcgagtgaaagggacggtgccatacgaacttcgtttttctacttttgtagtagcccctctgtattattttttacgttggctgTGATTAGATTTTATCACTTCATCGTAAAAGTGCATATTTgaaaccgaaatcatggagcagcactgttccttttatgctggccacattatttttacttttgacatttcagactgtcattttagtatcttcatTTCAGGGATAGACCATAGACatgttttatgaaaatcggttcagccgtttcaagatcatcagcttttttgttcgctgcggtaggaatcttaaacgcataatgggtatttactttactttcaaacatatttgggacctaaaatttgaaacacccatgtatgctatataactatgcaagataatggaattctcggcctgatgctgcagccgggatatccagcacaccagtatactcttgaaaaaataatagcagatatgtcgtgtttgattcgatcttgattctacatacaatgcatggcaacacgacgagctgatgctgcagatatactcttgaaaaaataatagcagatatgtcgtgtttgat encodes:
- the LOC141427250 gene encoding uncharacterized protein, which codes for MSPFVLLVLAVSALTVNCATEPSSEDASVKPATEPTISGSASVKPASEPTISGPASVKPATEPTISGPASVKPATEPTTLGPASVKPATEPTISGPASVKPATEPTISGPASVKPATEPTISGSASVKPATEPTISGSASVKPAIEPTISGPASVKPATEPTISGSASVKPATEPIISGSASVKPASEPTISGPASVKPATEPTISGPASVKPATEPTISGSASVKPATEPTISGSASVNPASEPTISGPASVKPATEPTISGPASVKPATEPTISGPASVKPATEPTISGPASVKPATEPTTLGPASVKPATEPTILGSASVKPATEPTISGPASVKPATEPTTLGPASVKPAAEPASLGATLATNLTPESKPEPADKAHVALYLFLSLGVAGAVIGISYLIYKRHKANSYVLPSHARETTALNNISR